One stretch of Niallia sp. XMNu-256 DNA includes these proteins:
- a CDS encoding GDSL-type esterase/lipase family protein — MSKKKRNFSVWLLIISLTIAILYFFYSENEAKSTYVNVYEKLSSKEDIHYLIVGDSIGRGAGVEKRSLTWFNQWEKLMNEKFGVTFKRNSIVQSGATAFEGLYLFNHASNKPQADFIFILFGENDRKYMNANQFAYFYESLLREIKGIYPDAEMMTITESCLTDETFAREIKKLSTQYQTTHIDMRIAFQQSPYTKEQLSDDLVHPNYKGYQLYAEAIFKTIETRSDHYKKGQERVIDKPATTRSFTEINQYSKMNGNFIRKASDYCTNKAGASISYKFIGEHVGAKVLVGQEQGYIDVFIDQQYIRTLSTKWPVQKHRVLYIESQLPAGEHEVTFVYSNKNSTLKKKQPKIQISSILLYK; from the coding sequence TTGAGCAAGAAAAAAAGAAATTTTTCCGTTTGGCTTTTGATTATTTCTTTAACTATTGCCATCTTATATTTTTTTTACAGTGAAAACGAAGCAAAAAGTACATATGTTAATGTTTACGAAAAATTATCATCAAAGGAAGATATTCATTACCTTATCGTTGGGGATAGTATCGGACGTGGGGCAGGTGTCGAAAAACGGTCTTTAACATGGTTTAATCAATGGGAAAAGTTAATGAACGAAAAATTTGGTGTTACGTTCAAACGAAATTCAATTGTTCAGAGTGGGGCAACAGCATTTGAAGGGTTATATTTATTCAATCATGCCTCTAATAAGCCTCAGGCTGATTTCATCTTTATCCTATTTGGAGAAAATGATCGGAAATATATGAATGCGAATCAATTTGCTTATTTTTATGAATCCCTATTGAGAGAAATTAAAGGCATTTATCCAGATGCCGAAATGATGACAATTACCGAAAGCTGTTTAACAGATGAGACTTTTGCTCGTGAAATCAAAAAACTTTCAACACAATATCAAACTACCCATATTGATATGCGAATCGCTTTTCAACAATCTCCTTATACAAAAGAACAATTATCAGATGACCTTGTACATCCAAATTATAAAGGTTATCAACTTTATGCAGAGGCTATTTTCAAAACGATAGAAACGAGAAGCGACCACTATAAAAAAGGACAGGAAAGAGTCATTGACAAGCCGGCAACCACAAGATCATTCACAGAAATCAATCAATACAGCAAAATGAACGGTAATTTTATCAGAAAGGCTTCTGATTATTGTACAAATAAAGCTGGCGCTTCGATTTCGTATAAATTCATTGGCGAACATGTTGGTGCTAAAGTACTTGTTGGTCAAGAACAGGGGTATATCGATGTATTTATTGATCAACAGTATATTCGTACTTTGTCTACGAAATGGCCTGTTCAAAAACACCGTGTTTTATATATTGAAAGTCAATTACCAGCCGGTGAACATGAAGTTACTTTTGTTTATTCTAATAAGAATTCAACGCTAAAGAAAAAACAACCTAAGATCCAAATATCATCAATTCTTCTTTATAAATAA
- a CDS encoding 3-oxoacid CoA-transferase subunit B, whose translation MGVGVEVRNTIAKRAAAEIQNGMVVNLGIGIPSLVPNFIKKDQLVMFHAENGIVGMGPSPVKGEEDENVCNAGGLPVTVIPGASYCDSSTAFGMIRRGLIDITILGGLQVSEKGDLANWIVPGKKIPGMGGAMELAQKAKKVIVLMNHTDKKGNSKIVKKCTLPLTSAGIVDLIMTELAVFQVNQKGLTLLEYFSNTSIEEIREKTACSFQLHHHIKKIDG comes from the coding sequence ATGGGTGTGGGAGTAGAGGTACGTAATACAATCGCAAAAAGGGCAGCTGCTGAAATTCAAAATGGAATGGTCGTTAACTTAGGAATTGGAATCCCTTCGCTCGTACCTAATTTTATTAAAAAAGATCAATTGGTCATGTTTCATGCTGAAAATGGAATCGTTGGGATGGGACCGAGCCCAGTAAAAGGAGAAGAAGATGAGAATGTCTGTAATGCTGGAGGACTCCCTGTTACTGTCATACCTGGTGCCTCTTACTGCGACAGTTCTACCGCATTTGGCATGATTCGTCGAGGGCTTATTGATATAACGATCCTTGGTGGTCTCCAAGTGAGTGAAAAAGGTGATTTGGCTAATTGGATTGTTCCAGGGAAAAAGATTCCCGGAATGGGGGGAGCCATGGAGCTGGCACAAAAAGCGAAAAAGGTCATTGTTTTAATGAATCATACCGATAAAAAAGGGAATTCCAAAATAGTAAAAAAGTGTACTCTTCCACTCACTTCTGCAGGTATTGTCGATCTGATCATGACTGAATTGGCAGTTTTTCAAGTGAATCAAAAGGGACTAACTTTACTTGAGTATTTCTCAAATACCTCGATTGAAGAAATAAGGGAAAAAACGGCATGCTCTTTTCAACTCCACCATCATATCAAAAAAATAGACGGTTAG
- a CDS encoding YpmS family protein has protein sequence MKTHNWKRLFYLLLGLNIAIAASLFIIFQLLTSEGQDTSQIPEPLPQEEVVSFQIKTNKEDLNKVIRHYLEKEQSTNLTYNVVLTDQVEFSGRVPVLQNEVEVKLTFDPVVLENGDIELYQTGMTIGKLSLPPAVILQFIGNNRSLPDWIKVQPDEEKVYVSLQQLKLKSGYTVAAKEINLKEDQIIFSLGVPQIN, from the coding sequence GTGAAAACACATAATTGGAAAAGGTTATTTTATTTGTTACTAGGGTTAAATATAGCGATAGCAGCAAGTTTGTTTATAATTTTTCAACTATTGACAAGCGAGGGACAAGATACGTCTCAAATTCCTGAACCACTGCCACAGGAAGAAGTGGTATCGTTTCAAATAAAGACAAACAAAGAGGATCTTAATAAGGTGATACGACATTATTTGGAAAAAGAGCAAAGCACTAATCTAACCTATAATGTTGTGTTAACTGATCAAGTAGAATTTTCAGGGAGGGTTCCTGTTTTACAAAATGAAGTAGAGGTTAAATTAACATTTGATCCTGTTGTACTCGAAAATGGTGATATAGAATTATATCAAACAGGTATGACGATCGGCAAACTTAGTCTGCCTCCAGCCGTTATCCTTCAGTTTATTGGAAATAATCGTTCATTGCCTGATTGGATTAAAGTTCAACCGGATGAAGAAAAGGTATATGTGTCACTACAACAACTAAAATTAAAAAGTGGTTATACGGTTGCAGCAAAGGAAATAAATTTAAAGGAAGATCAGATCATATTTTCATTGGGTGTCCCGCAAATCAATTAA
- a CDS encoding SCO family protein has protein sequence MKFRIPFIYIVMLTFLLTACSSSTIKNPLNYQVEKFNFTNHKGESFGLQDLEGKVWMASFIFTNCDDVCLPMTANMKILQDQVKEEGIENVHFVSFSVDPTVDTGEALIEFGNMFGVDYSNWDFLTGYSQEEIEQFAIDSFKAIVKKPQSGDQVIHGTSFYLVDAKGKVMKDYSGLDMPTDDIINDIKLLQ, from the coding sequence GTGAAATTTCGCATTCCTTTCATATATATAGTCATGCTCACTTTCCTATTAACAGCATGTAGTTCATCAACGATTAAAAATCCTTTGAATTATCAAGTTGAAAAATTCAACTTTACTAATCACAAAGGGGAATCGTTTGGTCTGCAAGATTTAGAGGGAAAGGTTTGGATGGCCAGTTTCATTTTCACGAATTGTGATGATGTCTGTCTTCCAATGACAGCTAATATGAAAATTTTGCAAGATCAAGTAAAAGAAGAAGGAATAGAAAATGTTCATTTTGTTTCATTCAGTGTGGATCCGACGGTTGACACAGGTGAAGCATTAATTGAATTTGGCAACATGTTTGGAGTCGATTACTCGAATTGGGATTTTCTAACGGGCTATTCCCAAGAAGAGATTGAACAATTTGCCATAGATTCTTTTAAAGCGATTGTAAAAAAGCCTCAATCTGGTGATCAAGTCATCCATGGAACAAGCTTTTATTTAGTTGATGCCAAAGGAAAAGTAATGAAGGATTATTCGGGACTTGATATGCCGACTGATGATATAATAAACGATATAAAATTACTACAGTAG
- a CDS encoding aspartate aminotransferase family protein yields the protein MKNSYLIKPLLSEHYPTVQYGKGVYLYDVNGKSYLDASSGAVTANIGHGVVEVIEAMKKQANDVSFVYRSQFTNVPAESLAQKVAELAPDDLNWSFFVNSGSEATETAMKIAIQHWQEKGMNKKTKVLSRWVSYHGITLGALSMSGHSSRRERLIPLLHDFPTIHPPYCYRCPYNKTVESCGYACAHELEMAIKRIGADQIAAFIAEPIIGAAGGAITPPPYYYKIIQEICERHNILFIADEVMTGFGRTGTWFAFEQWNIVPDIVALGKGMGAGYTAIAATLVSDRVMDPILKGSKLVMSGHTLSANPQSCATSLAVLNYLEQNNIIPTVFRKGQLLLSALQKLQSQYSFIGDIRGRGLLIGVEFVQDRQTKEPFPRKTAFTQMFIKKALTNGLLLYPAGSGLDGIHGDAIILSPPLTITEQEINDLINRLSRTCKEMKLELDKRGNMT from the coding sequence ATGAAAAATTCTTATTTAATCAAACCGTTATTAAGTGAACATTATCCAACTGTCCAGTATGGTAAAGGGGTTTATTTATACGATGTGAATGGAAAATCATATTTAGATGCCAGTTCAGGGGCGGTTACAGCGAATATTGGCCATGGTGTTGTTGAGGTCATTGAAGCTATGAAAAAACAGGCCAATGACGTTTCGTTCGTTTATCGCTCACAATTTACGAATGTACCCGCAGAAAGCTTGGCTCAAAAAGTCGCCGAACTTGCACCAGATGATTTAAATTGGAGCTTTTTTGTAAATAGTGGTTCTGAAGCGACTGAAACCGCAATGAAAATCGCGATTCAACATTGGCAAGAAAAGGGGATGAACAAGAAAACTAAAGTGTTGTCGCGATGGGTCAGCTATCACGGAATTACGCTAGGAGCTTTATCGATGTCAGGACATTCAAGTCGAAGAGAGCGACTTATCCCACTTTTACATGACTTCCCAACCATTCATCCTCCTTATTGTTACCGTTGTCCGTATAATAAAACAGTTGAAAGCTGCGGATATGCTTGTGCACATGAGTTAGAAATGGCCATTAAGAGAATAGGTGCAGACCAGATTGCAGCATTTATCGCAGAACCTATCATTGGTGCAGCAGGTGGTGCCATTACACCACCGCCTTATTACTACAAAATTATTCAAGAGATTTGCGAACGTCATAACATTCTTTTTATCGCTGATGAAGTGATGACAGGGTTCGGCCGAACAGGAACTTGGTTTGCTTTTGAACAGTGGAATATAGTTCCTGATATTGTTGCCCTCGGGAAAGGAATGGGCGCTGGGTATACAGCCATCGCTGCAACGCTTGTTAGTGATCGTGTAATGGACCCAATTTTAAAGGGGTCTAAATTAGTCATGAGTGGTCATACACTTAGTGCAAATCCTCAAAGTTGTGCCACCTCTTTGGCTGTTCTCAATTATCTCGAACAAAATAACATTATTCCAACCGTTTTTCGGAAGGGGCAACTTTTACTATCAGCTCTTCAAAAATTACAAAGTCAATACTCCTTTATTGGAGATATACGAGGAAGAGGGCTTTTAATCGGAGTTGAATTTGTTCAAGATCGTCAAACGAAAGAACCGTTTCCTCGCAAGACAGCATTCACCCAAATGTTTATTAAAAAGGCTTTGACTAACGGTCTATTGTTGTATCCTGCTGGATCAGGATTAGATGGCATTCATGGGGACGCGATTATTCTTTCACCGCCATTAACGATTACTGAACAAGAGATAAACGACCTAATCAATAGACTGAGTAGAACTTGTAAAGAGATGAAATTAGAGCTAGATAAGAGGGGGAACATGACTTAA
- a CDS encoding YjcZ family sporulation protein, with amino-acid sequence MEPVASPMSYDTCYYSYPAFSPVSPVACGRNYGGFALIVVLFILLIIIGATCYCK; translated from the coding sequence ATGGAACCTGTGGCTAGTCCAATGAGTTATGATACATGCTACTATAGCTATCCAGCATTTTCCCCAGTATCCCCAGTAGCCTGCGGACGCAATTACGGTGGATTTGCTTTAATTGTCGTATTGTTTATTCTGTTAATTATTATTGGCGCAACTTGCTACTGTAAATAA
- a CDS encoding peptidase produces the protein MEQQEAAIKTWLIENRLKGIQLLQRLVQEKSVRSEESKAQALIIEKLRRMGLTLDIWEIGGSELINHPIFSSDRKHFYGNPNVVGVWKGTGGGRSIILNGHIDVVPEGDLNDWKEDPYGGVVQDGRLFGRGSTDMKGGTVSLLLAIEAIKSSRIKLKGDVIFQSVIEEESGGAGTLAAVLRGYRADGAIIPEPSSMKVFPKQQGSMWFRMTVKGKSAHGGTRYEGTSAIEKMMVVISEILQLEKVRNEKITDPLYAKIPIPIPINIGKIQSGEWPSSVPDLAVIEGRMGVAPNETLMKARDEMETCLARLREKDEWFQHYPVKIEWFGGNWLPGAIDESHPLIQTISRSYQKIKGDPPIIEASPWGTDGGILSNIGDTPVVVFGPGTTEVAHDSNEYIILDHVFQAAEIIALTILEWCSGES, from the coding sequence GTGGAACAACAAGAAGCAGCAATTAAAACTTGGCTTATAGAAAATCGATTAAAAGGGATCCAACTATTACAGCGTCTTGTTCAAGAAAAAAGTGTGCGTAGTGAAGAAAGCAAGGCCCAAGCGCTTATTATTGAAAAGTTGCGACGAATGGGACTTACACTTGACATATGGGAAATTGGTGGTTCGGAATTGATTAATCACCCGATTTTTTCAAGTGATCGAAAACATTTTTATGGGAATCCAAATGTGGTAGGAGTTTGGAAGGGAACAGGTGGTGGCCGCTCCATCATTTTAAATGGTCATATTGATGTTGTGCCTGAGGGGGATCTAAACGATTGGAAAGAGGATCCGTATGGTGGTGTTGTCCAAGATGGGCGGCTTTTTGGGCGCGGTTCAACTGATATGAAAGGGGGAACTGTTTCTCTCCTATTAGCAATAGAAGCGATTAAAAGTAGTAGGATTAAGCTTAAAGGGGATGTTATTTTTCAAAGTGTAATTGAAGAGGAAAGCGGTGGAGCAGGGACTCTTGCAGCAGTACTTCGAGGGTATCGTGCGGATGGAGCCATTATCCCTGAGCCGTCCAGCATGAAAGTTTTTCCTAAGCAACAAGGCTCGATGTGGTTCCGTATGACGGTAAAAGGGAAATCTGCCCATGGGGGGACCCGTTATGAAGGCACAAGTGCGATTGAAAAAATGATGGTTGTCATCTCCGAGATTCTACAGTTAGAGAAAGTTCGGAATGAAAAAATTACGGATCCTTTATATGCCAAAATTCCGATACCGATACCCATTAATATTGGTAAAATTCAAAGTGGAGAGTGGCCATCCTCTGTCCCCGACTTGGCTGTGATTGAAGGAAGAATGGGGGTCGCCCCGAATGAAACACTCATGAAGGCCAGGGATGAAATGGAGACATGTTTAGCTAGATTAAGAGAGAAGGACGAATGGTTCCAACATTATCCGGTAAAAATCGAATGGTTTGGTGGAAACTGGTTGCCTGGAGCGATTGATGAAAGTCACCCACTTATCCAAACGATCTCGAGATCTTATCAAAAAATTAAAGGAGATCCGCCGATCATTGAAGCATCACCATGGGGAACAGATGGAGGGATTTTATCGAATATCGGGGATACCCCTGTTGTTGTGTTTGGTCCAGGTACAACAGAAGTTGCCCATGACAGCAATGAATATATTATCTTGGATCATGTATTCCAAGCAGCAGAAATTATTGCCTTGACCATTTTAGAGTGGTGCAGCGGAGAATCTTAA
- a CDS encoding ATP-binding protein, which yields MKCFQSNASLTRKVLSLTLMISCLTTLLVMICTYVFMTVFLEGQIEGETVTSIKQNYLLMSGVIFLIINFVLFLIFRRLFIWFIQPIEQLTHGFKEIGRGNFDVKLRVSQHSELAELSNQFNCITEQLTNLVDKIITTNERIDVHGERVELHSLRDVFKQLDLLMEKSMVFRELQRAEKMNAIGQLAASVAHEIRNPMTVVKGFLQIFLAKEHMSEEERMYIHLMIEEMNRAETIINDYLSLAKPDMEKTEKINGKELAEKALDLMNSYAKMSKNIIMITPLLENVTIKGNSNELQQVLINILKNGIEALKDGGELSIKLYKEGVYGVFEISDTGIGMTQEELHRLGTAFYSLKEKGTGMGLTVCYQIIERMRGKIQVSSEKRVGTTFKIYVPIYIR from the coding sequence ATGAAGTGTTTTCAATCAAATGCCTCTCTAACTAGAAAGGTACTCTCGCTTACACTCATGATTTCGTGTTTGACGACTTTACTCGTAATGATCTGTACTTATGTCTTTATGACTGTTTTTTTAGAGGGTCAAATCGAAGGAGAAACAGTCACATCCATTAAACAAAACTATCTTTTAATGTCTGGTGTTATATTTCTGATCATTAATTTTGTTCTTTTTCTAATCTTTCGAAGGTTATTTATTTGGTTTATTCAACCAATCGAACAATTAACTCACGGTTTTAAAGAGATTGGTCGAGGCAATTTTGATGTAAAGCTACGGGTTTCTCAACACTCGGAACTGGCAGAACTATCAAATCAATTCAATTGTATAACTGAACAACTCACTAATCTAGTTGATAAGATCATTACTACAAATGAAAGAATCGATGTTCATGGGGAGAGAGTGGAATTACATAGTTTAAGGGATGTATTTAAACAATTAGATCTATTAATGGAGAAATCAATGGTATTTCGAGAGCTGCAACGTGCGGAAAAGATGAATGCCATCGGTCAGTTGGCTGCATCTGTAGCTCACGAGATCAGAAATCCGATGACGGTTGTAAAAGGTTTCTTACAAATCTTTCTCGCTAAGGAGCATATGAGTGAAGAAGAACGCATGTATATTCACTTAATGATAGAAGAGATGAATCGAGCTGAAACCATTATCAATGACTACCTGTCATTAGCCAAACCAGATATGGAAAAGACGGAAAAGATTAATGGAAAAGAATTAGCCGAAAAAGCTCTAGACTTAATGAATTCTTATGCAAAAATGTCGAAAAATATAATTATGATCACTCCTCTTTTAGAAAACGTAACAATTAAAGGAAACAGCAATGAATTGCAACAAGTCTTAATTAATATATTGAAGAATGGAATTGAAGCTTTAAAAGATGGCGGGGAACTTTCGATAAAGCTTTATAAAGAAGGAGTTTATGGTGTCTTTGAAATTTCAGATACAGGGATTGGAATGACACAAGAGGAATTGCATCGATTGGGTACCGCATTTTATTCCTTAAAGGAAAAAGGAACAGGAATGGGATTAACGGTATGTTATCAAATCATTGAAAGAATGCGTGGGAAAATTCAGGTAAGCAGTGAAAAAAGGGTTGGTACTACCTTTAAAATTTATGTGCCTATATATATCAGATAA
- a CDS encoding CoA transferase subunit A, whose product MENPFGKVSNIDTVMNFFHDGMSIMFGGFGGVGSPPTIIEGMIEKKLKNLTLIGNDTGFPTIGIGKIISAGQASRVIVSHIGSNPKAGQLMTEEKLQVEFCPQGILVERIRAGGVGIPAILTDIGIDNEMVIRNKPTYILNGKTYLIESALTADVSIVFAKKADSFGNLIYDKSARNTNPLVAMAGDVTIAEVEEIVPIGQLDPDEIITSGVFIDYIVPSQGVNWKWVWE is encoded by the coding sequence ATGGAAAACCCTTTTGGTAAAGTTTCAAACATAGACACAGTCATGAATTTTTTTCATGATGGGATGTCCATCATGTTTGGGGGATTTGGGGGTGTTGGCTCCCCACCAACAATTATTGAAGGAATGATTGAGAAAAAACTTAAGAATTTAACATTAATTGGAAACGATACTGGCTTTCCCACGATAGGAATTGGCAAAATTATTAGTGCCGGCCAGGCATCTCGCGTCATTGTTTCTCATATTGGCTCAAACCCAAAGGCTGGTCAATTGATGACAGAGGAAAAATTACAAGTTGAATTCTGTCCACAAGGTATATTAGTGGAAAGAATTCGTGCTGGTGGAGTCGGTATTCCTGCGATATTAACAGATATTGGCATTGATAATGAAATGGTAATCCGAAATAAACCAACCTATATCTTGAACGGAAAGACCTACCTTATTGAAAGCGCTTTAACGGCAGATGTGTCGATTGTTTTTGCCAAAAAAGCCGATTCGTTTGGAAATCTTATTTATGATAAAAGCGCCCGTAATACAAATCCACTTGTCGCGATGGCAGGTGATGTAACCATTGCTGAAGTAGAAGAAATTGTCCCGATCGGACAGTTAGATCCAGATGAAATCATCACCTCAGGCGTATTTATTGATTATATTGTTCCATCACAAGGAGTGAACTGGAAATGGGTGTGGGAGTAG